A single genomic interval of Nonomuraea rubra harbors:
- a CDS encoding glycoside hydrolase family 3 N-terminal domain-containing protein encodes MSNPSRRWTSTAAALVLAAGLVAAPPAAAVAAFPYQDPTLPVPTRVADLMSRMSLDEKLGQMTQAERGSVSESDVTTYRLGSVLSGGGSAPSPNTATGWADMYDRYQNAALATPLGIPMIYGVDAVHGHNNVHGATIFPHNIGLGATRDPALAERIGRAVAEEVSGTGIDWNFAPCLCVARNDRWGRTYESFGETPDLPSSMASIITGMQGSTLDGPASVLATAKHYVGDGGTTNGTDQGDTQLSEGDLRAIHLPPFEEAVERGVGSVMISFSSWNGTKLHGHQHLITTVLKGELGFDGFVVSDWNGIDQIDGAPGTSAQDVRTAVNAGIDMFMVPVEWRRFLDLLRAEVQAGRVTTTRVDDAVRRVLTKKFELGLFEKPRTDRSYTSTVGSAAHRALAREAVAKSQVVLKNAGNVLPLARTGGKLFVAGKSADDIGNQSGGWTISWQGSSGNITTGTTILQGIRNTVGSGTTVTYSRDGSGIDGSYRAAIAVVGETPYAETQGDRPGGLGLDTADLNTIATLRASGVPVIVVLVSGRPMDIASQLSGWNALVAAWLPGTEGQGVADVLFGAAQPTGKLPMTWMSSASQQPINAGDGKTPLFAQGYGLTYEPSGEEDTSPPTAPGTPAASAVTSSSATLTWQAATDNVGVTGYDVVRLQGTAETVTTTSATASASLTGLTANTSYTFAVYARDAAGNRSPRSGTVTLTTTGGGTGGGCTATPSTQSQWNTGYVIQVTVTNTGTAPRTGWTVTFTLPPGHTISGGWNGTFSTSGQNVTVRDVGHNGSLGPGASASFGFQGTRPNGDTSLPSGYTCA; translated from the coding sequence ATGAGCAACCCGAGCAGAAGATGGACGAGCACCGCCGCCGCGCTGGTGCTCGCCGCCGGTCTGGTGGCGGCGCCCCCTGCGGCAGCCGTCGCGGCCTTCCCCTACCAGGACCCCACCCTCCCCGTGCCCACCCGGGTCGCCGACCTCATGTCCCGGATGTCGCTCGACGAGAAGCTCGGCCAGATGACCCAGGCCGAGCGCGGCTCGGTCAGTGAGTCGGACGTCACCACGTACCGGCTGGGCTCGGTGCTGTCGGGCGGTGGCTCCGCGCCCTCCCCGAACACGGCGACGGGCTGGGCCGACATGTACGACAGGTACCAGAACGCCGCACTGGCCACGCCCCTCGGCATCCCCATGATCTACGGCGTGGACGCCGTGCACGGGCACAACAACGTCCACGGCGCCACGATCTTCCCGCACAACATCGGCCTCGGCGCCACCCGCGACCCCGCCCTCGCCGAGCGGATCGGCCGGGCCGTGGCCGAGGAGGTGTCCGGCACCGGCATCGACTGGAACTTCGCGCCCTGCCTGTGCGTGGCCCGCAACGACCGGTGGGGCCGCACGTACGAGTCGTTCGGCGAGACGCCCGACCTGCCCTCGTCGATGGCGTCCATCATCACCGGCATGCAGGGCAGCACGCTCGACGGCCCCGCCTCCGTGCTGGCCACCGCCAAGCACTACGTCGGCGACGGCGGCACCACGAACGGCACCGACCAGGGCGACACGCAGCTCTCCGAGGGCGACCTGCGGGCGATCCACCTGCCGCCGTTCGAGGAGGCCGTGGAGCGCGGGGTCGGCTCGGTGATGATCTCCTTCAGCAGCTGGAACGGCACCAAGCTGCACGGCCACCAGCACCTGATCACCACGGTGCTCAAGGGCGAGCTGGGCTTCGACGGGTTCGTGGTCTCCGACTGGAACGGCATCGACCAGATCGACGGCGCCCCCGGCACCTCGGCGCAGGACGTGCGCACCGCCGTGAACGCCGGCATCGACATGTTCATGGTGCCCGTCGAGTGGCGGCGCTTCCTCGACCTGCTGCGGGCCGAGGTGCAGGCCGGGCGGGTCACCACGACGCGCGTGGACGACGCCGTACGCCGCGTGCTGACCAAGAAGTTCGAGCTCGGGTTGTTCGAGAAGCCGCGCACGGACCGGTCGTACACCTCGACCGTGGGCAGCGCGGCGCACCGGGCGCTGGCCCGCGAGGCGGTCGCCAAGTCGCAGGTCGTGCTGAAGAACGCGGGCAACGTGCTGCCGCTGGCCAGGACCGGCGGCAAGCTCTTCGTGGCCGGCAAGAGCGCGGACGACATCGGCAACCAGAGCGGCGGCTGGACGATCTCCTGGCAGGGCTCGTCGGGCAACATCACGACCGGCACCACCATCCTTCAGGGCATCAGGAACACCGTGGGCTCCGGCACCACCGTCACCTACAGCCGCGACGGCAGCGGCATCGACGGCTCCTACCGGGCCGCCATCGCCGTCGTCGGCGAGACCCCGTACGCCGAGACCCAGGGCGACCGCCCCGGCGGCCTCGGCCTGGACACCGCCGACCTGAACACCATCGCCACCCTGCGCGCCTCCGGCGTCCCGGTCATCGTGGTGCTCGTCTCCGGCCGCCCCATGGACATCGCCTCCCAGCTCTCCGGCTGGAACGCGCTGGTGGCCGCCTGGCTGCCGGGCACCGAGGGGCAGGGCGTGGCCGACGTGCTGTTCGGCGCCGCCCAGCCGACGGGGAAGCTGCCGATGACGTGGATGAGCAGCGCCTCCCAGCAGCCGATCAACGCGGGTGACGGCAAGACGCCGCTGTTCGCGCAGGGGTACGGCCTGACGTACGAGCCGTCCGGCGAGGAGGACACCAGCCCGCCCACCGCGCCCGGCACGCCCGCCGCCTCCGCCGTCACCTCCTCCTCGGCCACCCTGACCTGGCAGGCCGCCACCGACAACGTGGGCGTGACCGGCTACGACGTGGTCCGCTTACAGGGCACGGCCGAGACGGTGACGACCACCTCCGCCACCGCCTCCGCCTCGCTCACCGGCCTGACCGCGAACACCTCCTACACGTTCGCCGTCTACGCCAGGGACGCGGCCGGCAACCGCTCGCCCCGCTCGGGCACGGTCACGCTGACCACCACCGGCGGCGGCACGGGCGGAGGGTGCACGGCGACCCCGTCCACGCAGAGCCAGTGGAACACCGGGTACGTCATCCAGGTCACGGTGACCAACACCGGCACCGCGCCGCGCACCGGCTGGACCGTCACCTTCACCCTGCCGCCCGGCCACACGATCAGCGGTGGCTGGAACGGCACGTTCTCCACGTCCGGCCAGAACGTCACGGTCCGCGACGTGGGGCACAACGGCTCGCTGGGGCCGGGCGCGAGCGCGTCGTTCGGCTTCCAGGGCACCCGACCGAACGGCGACACCTCGCTGCCGTCCGGATACACCTGCGCCTGA
- a CDS encoding polysaccharide lyase 8 family protein, with protein sequence MSGGWTRRALLRAAGGAALSTGIATGPAGRAEAAPRHADLRARWRALLLGEGFDRTAEPYRSRLAELGRAAARHREAMSPQRGALWRGLRYADASTRRAVAYAGPSGISITQHGLTWTGPARRGPAPAGDPAALSGNLHESFTRLRVMAEAYAQPGTGVTGDAELGRAVLAGLDHLLADVYHPGTTPYGNWWHWRIGGPQALLDTALLMSGRLTGRRAAACCAAVDAFVPGSSVARYAGSSTGANRVDLCRVLAVRGVLGGQTHRIQLAKDALTPALLPVTAGDGFHADGSFIQHGCVPCVGGYGAALFSGVAMLGALLRGTTWDLDGPELRAFLGTVDQAVAPFVYNGLLMDNVSGRGISRGGQDDHLRAQGMLASIALLADVAGGEHAERWQAMVKGWLERGRPVADSPSLGVARTARLLAVSGSKVRAAAEPVGHRLFAGMDRAVHRRPGWAASVSMASRRVAHYEYGNGENARGWHTGAGWLSWWGDGFGEEQYTDAFWATADPYRLPGITVSTKRLADGEGGAWALPRPDVTWVGGATDGEFAAVGQDLRGLGGTMAARKAWFFLDDCVVCLGAGITSADGVPVETVVDNRNLGARGTATVRVNGDRWNERDGKEGTWAEAARERKADVSWMHVPGHAGYVFPSPTDVNLLMEERTGSWRDVNAGGSPDRITRRYLTMWLDHGTDPAGASYAYLLMPGATAEATRARAAAKGRVEILANTPYAQAIRVPELGLTAANLWAPTRVGPLAASVPACVLIRERADGTAHVCVSDPARAAAGLSLTWDRPVREVISAAPSVTAAGTGGSLRLTFGDLRGAAGATQRIAVSLA encoded by the coding sequence ATGTCGGGTGGATGGACACGGCGCGCCCTCCTGCGCGCCGCAGGCGGCGCAGCGCTGAGCACCGGGATCGCCACCGGTCCCGCCGGCCGCGCCGAGGCGGCTCCACGGCACGCGGACCTGCGGGCCCGATGGCGGGCGCTGCTGCTCGGCGAGGGCTTCGACCGGACGGCGGAGCCGTACAGGAGCAGGCTGGCGGAGCTGGGCCGGGCGGCGGCCAGGCACCGGGAGGCGATGAGCCCGCAGCGGGGCGCGCTCTGGCGCGGGCTGCGCTACGCGGACGCGAGCACGCGGCGCGCCGTCGCGTACGCGGGCCCGTCCGGGATCTCGATCACGCAGCACGGCCTCACCTGGACCGGGCCCGCCCGGCGCGGCCCCGCGCCCGCCGGCGACCCCGCCGCGCTCTCCGGGAACCTGCACGAGAGCTTCACCAGGCTCAGGGTGATGGCCGAGGCGTACGCGCAGCCGGGCACCGGCGTGACCGGCGACGCCGAGCTGGGCCGGGCCGTGCTGGCGGGCCTGGACCACCTGCTGGCCGACGTCTACCACCCGGGCACCACCCCGTACGGCAACTGGTGGCACTGGCGGATCGGCGGCCCGCAGGCGCTGCTGGACACGGCGCTGCTGATGTCCGGGCGGCTGACCGGGCGCAGGGCGGCGGCCTGCTGCGCGGCCGTGGACGCGTTCGTGCCGGGCTCGTCGGTGGCGCGGTACGCGGGCAGCAGCACCGGCGCGAACCGGGTGGACCTGTGCCGGGTGCTGGCAGTGCGCGGGGTGCTCGGCGGCCAGACGCATCGGATCCAGCTCGCCAAGGACGCGCTGACCCCGGCGCTGCTCCCCGTCACCGCGGGCGACGGCTTCCACGCCGACGGCTCCTTCATCCAGCACGGCTGCGTGCCCTGCGTCGGGGGCTACGGCGCGGCGCTGTTCAGCGGGGTCGCGATGCTGGGCGCGCTGCTGCGCGGGACGACCTGGGACCTGGACGGGCCCGAGCTGCGGGCCTTCCTCGGCACGGTGGACCAGGCGGTGGCCCCGTTCGTCTACAACGGGCTGCTCATGGACAACGTGTCCGGGCGCGGCATCAGCCGGGGCGGGCAGGACGACCACCTGCGCGCCCAGGGCATGCTCGCCTCGATCGCGCTGCTGGCGGACGTGGCGGGCGGCGAGCACGCGGAACGCTGGCAGGCCATGGTGAAGGGCTGGCTGGAGCGCGGCCGTCCGGTGGCGGACAGCCCGTCGCTGGGCGTCGCCCGTACGGCCCGGCTCCTGGCCGTGTCCGGCTCGAAGGTGCGGGCGGCGGCCGAGCCGGTGGGGCACCGGCTGTTCGCCGGCATGGACCGCGCGGTCCACCGTCGGCCCGGCTGGGCGGCCTCGGTGAGCATGGCGTCGCGGCGGGTGGCGCACTACGAGTACGGCAACGGCGAGAACGCGCGGGGCTGGCACACGGGCGCCGGATGGTTGTCGTGGTGGGGCGACGGGTTCGGCGAGGAGCAGTACACCGACGCGTTCTGGGCGACGGCGGACCCGTACCGGCTGCCGGGGATCACGGTGTCCACCAAGCGGCTGGCGGACGGCGAGGGCGGCGCGTGGGCGCTGCCCCGGCCGGACGTGACGTGGGTGGGCGGCGCGACGGACGGCGAGTTCGCCGCGGTGGGGCAGGACCTGCGGGGGCTGGGCGGCACGATGGCGGCCAGGAAGGCGTGGTTCTTCCTGGACGACTGCGTGGTGTGCCTGGGGGCGGGCATCACCTCCGCCGACGGGGTGCCGGTGGAGACCGTGGTGGACAACCGCAACCTGGGCGCGCGCGGCACGGCCACCGTCCGGGTGAACGGCGACCGGTGGAACGAACGGGACGGGAAGGAGGGCACGTGGGCGGAGGCCGCGCGGGAGCGGAAGGCCGACGTCTCCTGGATGCACGTGCCCGGCCACGCCGGCTACGTCTTCCCCTCCCCCACCGACGTGAACCTCCTGATGGAGGAGCGGACCGGCTCGTGGCGGGACGTCAACGCCGGCGGCTCGCCCGACCGGATCACCCGCCGCTACCTGACCATGTGGCTGGACCACGGCACCGACCCGGCCGGCGCGAGCTACGCGTACCTGCTCATGCCCGGCGCCACCGCCGAGGCCACCCGCGCCAGGGCTGCGGCCAAGGGCCGGGTGGAGATCCTCGCCAACACCCCGTACGCGCAGGCGATCAGGGTGCCCGAGCTGGGCCTTACGGCGGCGAACCTGTGGGCGCCCACCCGCGTGGGCCCGCTCGCCGCCAGCGTCCCCGCCTGCGTGCTCATCCGCGAGCGCGCCGACGGCACCGCGCACGTGTGCGTCTCCGACCCGGCCCGCGCGGCGGCCGGGCTCTCGCTCACCTGGGACCGCCCGGTACGCGAGGTGATCTCCGCGGCCCCGTCCGTCACCGCCGCCGGCACGGGCGGCTCGCTCCGCCTGACGTTCGGCGACCTGCGAGGCGCGGCCGGGGCGACGCAGCGGATCGCCGTCTCCCTCGCGTAA
- a CDS encoding TetR/AcrR family transcriptional regulator — protein MIRRTQAERSDETTGRLVEAARERFGATGYAPTSIDAVAAAAGVTKGAAYHHFGGKAELFRAAFVAELEAVDAKLLAIAAEEDDVWAALRRGCRTFLEHCLDPGFRQIVLLDAPAVLGWETVREIEHDHMLRILRDGLRMAVAAGLAPDGDLDARAQLVFGALCEGGMLLARSKEPAADLPGIAAEADRLLSALVTPPR, from the coding sequence ATGATCCGCCGTACCCAGGCAGAGCGCTCGGACGAGACCACCGGGCGGCTGGTGGAGGCCGCGCGGGAGCGGTTCGGAGCCACCGGATACGCGCCGACCTCGATCGACGCCGTCGCCGCCGCGGCCGGGGTGACCAAGGGGGCTGCCTACCACCACTTCGGCGGCAAGGCGGAGCTGTTCCGCGCGGCCTTCGTGGCCGAGCTGGAGGCGGTGGACGCCAAGCTGCTGGCCATCGCCGCCGAGGAGGACGACGTGTGGGCGGCGCTGCGGCGCGGCTGCCGGACCTTCCTGGAGCACTGCCTGGATCCCGGGTTCCGGCAGATCGTGCTGCTGGACGCGCCGGCGGTGCTCGGGTGGGAGACCGTTCGCGAGATCGAGCACGACCACATGCTGCGCATCCTGCGCGATGGGCTGCGCATGGCCGTGGCCGCCGGGCTGGCGCCGGACGGCGACCTGGACGCCCGCGCGCAGCTCGTCTTCGGCGCGCTGTGCGAGGGCGGCATGTTGCTGGCCCGGTCGAAGGAACCGGCGGCCGACCTGCCCGGCATCGCCGCGGAGGCCGACCGCCTGCTGTCGGCGCTGGTCACACCGCCACGCTGA
- a CDS encoding saccharopine dehydrogenase NADP-binding domain-containing protein yields MSPPHIAVYGATGHTGRLVVANLRSRGLEVTLAGRDGNRLKTMSEELSGTLVHEAALDEPAALRDLAGSADVLIHCAGPFTDTGRALATAAAEAGCHYVDHALEQHHTKWMFDTMQRPAREAGLTMVTAMSFYGGLGDLLAGAAASGMTGIDRVITAYSVTGWRLTTGARKTAELLFADTRRITYSDGAEHVGYVEPRNAVFPFPPPLGPRTMIAPVPFPEVVTVPRHVAARQVEAQLTAHTFEEEQAFTSEHVDAATRAGSRFTVAAQVITQDGNRAGQARGHDLWRMSALASVEAAVRLADGRGPGPGVFGPAEAFPAEPFLRDLERLGLFRLTLQEER; encoded by the coding sequence ATGTCACCACCGCACATCGCCGTCTACGGCGCGACCGGGCACACCGGGCGCCTGGTGGTCGCCAACCTGCGCAGCCGGGGCCTGGAGGTCACCCTGGCCGGCCGCGACGGCAACAGGCTCAAGACCATGTCCGAGGAGCTGAGCGGGACCCTCGTGCACGAGGCCGCGCTCGACGAACCCGCCGCGCTGCGCGACCTCGCGGGCTCGGCGGACGTGCTGATCCACTGCGCGGGCCCGTTCACGGACACCGGCAGGGCGCTGGCCACGGCCGCCGCCGAGGCCGGCTGCCACTACGTGGACCACGCCCTGGAGCAGCACCACACGAAGTGGATGTTCGACACGATGCAACGGCCCGCGCGCGAGGCGGGCCTCACCATGGTCACGGCCATGAGCTTCTACGGCGGGCTGGGCGACCTGCTCGCCGGGGCGGCGGCCTCCGGCATGACGGGGATCGACCGGGTGATCACCGCGTACTCGGTGACCGGCTGGCGCCTGACCACGGGGGCCAGGAAGACCGCCGAGCTGCTGTTCGCCGACACCCGGCGGATCACCTACAGCGACGGGGCCGAGCACGTCGGCTACGTCGAGCCGCGCAACGCCGTCTTCCCGTTCCCGCCGCCGCTGGGGCCGCGCACGATGATCGCGCCCGTGCCGTTCCCCGAGGTCGTCACGGTGCCCAGGCACGTCGCGGCACGGCAGGTCGAGGCGCAGCTCACGGCGCACACGTTCGAGGAGGAGCAGGCGTTCACCAGCGAGCACGTGGACGCGGCCACCAGAGCGGGCTCCCGCTTCACGGTCGCCGCACAGGTGATCACGCAGGACGGCAACCGGGCCGGCCAGGCGCGCGGGCACGACCTGTGGCGGATGAGCGCGCTGGCCTCCGTCGAGGCCGCCGTCCGGCTCGCGGACGGCAGGGGCCCCGGCCCCGGCGTCTTCGGCCCGGCCGAGGCGTTCCCCGCCGAGCCGTTCCTGCGCGACCTGGAGCGGCTCGGGCTGTTCAGGCTCACATTGCAGGAGGAGAGATGA
- a CDS encoding NAD(P)H-binding protein has product MILVTGAAGGQQGSTGRRVVELLLARGEKVRAFVRSDDHRAAELRKLGVDVVVGDLREISAVRPALRGIRRAFFTYPVTAGLLDATAAFAAAAREEGVERVVEVSQLDAQPAAGTPRMRRHWLSEQVFDWAGVGAVHLRAAVFFENLAVVAAAAGRLALPLGPPSTRIPLVAADDVAAVGAGLLLDPAPVDPVCLLTGEMSTAGEAAQALGVEYADLPPEEWEAGAMDVYGDPYAVEHLTNLWAIFRAIGTGDHPLYRVTDTIERHGGRPPTTLREFAGG; this is encoded by the coding sequence ATGATCCTGGTCACCGGAGCGGCCGGCGGGCAGCAGGGCTCGACCGGGCGGCGCGTCGTGGAGCTGCTGCTGGCTCGCGGCGAGAAGGTGCGCGCGTTCGTGCGCTCCGACGACCATCGGGCCGCCGAGCTGCGCAAGCTCGGCGTGGACGTGGTGGTGGGCGACCTGCGCGAGATCTCGGCGGTCCGGCCCGCCCTGCGCGGGATCAGGCGGGCGTTCTTCACCTACCCGGTGACGGCGGGCCTGCTGGACGCGACCGCCGCGTTCGCCGCCGCCGCCAGGGAGGAGGGGGTGGAGCGCGTCGTCGAGGTGTCGCAGCTCGACGCCCAGCCCGCGGCCGGCACGCCGCGGATGCGCCGGCACTGGCTGTCGGAGCAGGTCTTCGACTGGGCCGGAGTGGGCGCGGTGCACCTGCGGGCGGCGGTGTTCTTCGAGAACCTGGCCGTCGTCGCGGCCGCCGCGGGCCGGCTGGCGCTGCCGCTGGGCCCGCCCTCGACGCGGATCCCGCTGGTCGCGGCCGACGACGTGGCCGCGGTGGGCGCGGGGCTGCTGCTCGATCCGGCCCCGGTCGATCCGGTGTGCCTGCTGACCGGGGAGATGTCCACCGCCGGGGAGGCGGCGCAGGCGCTCGGCGTCGAGTACGCGGACCTGCCGCCCGAGGAGTGGGAGGCGGGGGCGATGGACGTGTACGGGGACCCGTACGCGGTCGAGCACCTCACGAACCTGTGGGCGATCTTCCGCGCCATCGGCACCGGCGACCACCCGCTCTACCGGGTCACCGACACCATCGAGCGCCACGGCGGCCGGCCGCCCACGACGCTGCGGGAGTTCGCCGGGGGTTGA
- a CDS encoding ABC transporter family substrate-binding protein, producing the protein MKVHYRAAAGLAVLAMAVAACGGGGSESKQPTAEKSQQAQQQMAETPAIAINEVPYEQVKDGGTLTVAIGQWPTQWNPYHVDGNQADTATMLDPVLPQLMMADENAEFTPNADYVTDVKNEMVDGKQVVTYTINEKATWSDGTPMTWKDLEASWKAMNGKDKKYKPASTDGWDRIESVKKGDSDKVGIITFAKPYPEWQGLFNRGTAHLIPAAHLETPDAFDKDYNQKIPATAGPFKVESIDEGTKTLTLVRDDKWWGRKAKLDKIIFRTIADASAEVNAFANGELDAAYIEAGNPANLQRAKQVPNAEIRKALSPNWRHITVNNSSEFLKDKSVRHAIAYAINRDVITQSDLKDMEWPLQTLGNHVFMNNHKGYVDNSGDLGKYNLEKAKQLLDAAGWKQEGEYRKKDGKEFALDFVIPASVATAKTEGELTQAMLKEAGIKITIRPVPDDKFFNDFIIKGDFDLVPFSWIGTPLPIGSLPQIYKTGSESNFPKASDPAVDAAIEEAVSEMDPAKAIEKANAADKLVWDMVHTIPLYQRPDIWGVKKTLANWGARGYKYYDYTAVGYTG; encoded by the coding sequence GTGAAGGTTCATTACCGTGCGGCCGCTGGGCTGGCGGTCCTGGCCATGGCCGTGGCGGCGTGTGGCGGTGGCGGTTCCGAGAGCAAGCAGCCGACCGCCGAGAAGTCGCAGCAGGCGCAGCAGCAGATGGCGGAGACCCCGGCCATCGCCATCAACGAGGTGCCTTACGAGCAGGTCAAGGATGGCGGCACGCTGACCGTGGCGATCGGCCAGTGGCCGACCCAGTGGAACCCGTACCACGTGGACGGCAACCAGGCGGACACGGCGACCATGCTCGACCCCGTCCTGCCGCAGCTCATGATGGCCGACGAGAACGCCGAGTTCACGCCGAACGCCGACTACGTCACGGACGTGAAGAACGAGATGGTGGACGGCAAGCAGGTCGTCACCTACACCATCAACGAGAAGGCCACCTGGTCCGACGGCACGCCGATGACCTGGAAGGACCTCGAGGCCTCCTGGAAGGCCATGAACGGCAAGGACAAGAAGTACAAGCCGGCCTCCACCGACGGCTGGGACCGGATCGAGTCGGTGAAGAAGGGCGACTCGGACAAGGTCGGCATCATCACCTTCGCCAAGCCGTACCCGGAGTGGCAGGGCCTGTTCAACCGGGGCACCGCGCACCTCATCCCCGCCGCGCACCTCGAGACGCCCGACGCGTTCGACAAGGACTACAACCAGAAGATCCCCGCCACCGCGGGTCCCTTCAAGGTCGAGAGCATCGACGAGGGCACCAAGACCCTCACCCTCGTGCGTGACGACAAGTGGTGGGGCCGGAAGGCCAAGCTCGACAAGATCATCTTCCGGACCATCGCCGACGCCTCGGCCGAGGTGAACGCCTTCGCCAACGGCGAGCTGGACGCCGCCTACATCGAGGCGGGGAACCCGGCCAACCTGCAGCGGGCCAAGCAGGTGCCGAACGCGGAGATCCGCAAGGCGCTCAGCCCGAACTGGCGGCACATCACGGTCAACAACTCCAGCGAGTTCCTGAAGGACAAGTCGGTCCGGCACGCGATCGCGTACGCGATCAACCGTGACGTGATCACGCAGTCCGACCTGAAGGACATGGAGTGGCCGCTGCAGACGCTCGGCAACCACGTCTTCATGAACAACCACAAGGGCTACGTCGACAACTCCGGCGACCTCGGCAAGTACAACCTGGAGAAGGCCAAGCAGCTGCTCGACGCGGCCGGCTGGAAGCAGGAAGGCGAGTACCGCAAGAAGGACGGCAAGGAGTTCGCGCTCGACTTCGTCATCCCGGCCAGCGTCGCCACCGCGAAGACCGAGGGCGAGCTGACCCAGGCGATGCTCAAGGAGGCCGGGATCAAGATCACGATCCGCCCGGTCCCCGATGACAAGTTCTTCAACGACTTCATCATCAAGGGTGACTTCGACCTGGTGCCGTTCTCCTGGATCGGCACGCCGCTGCCGATCGGCAGCCTGCCCCAGATCTACAAGACCGGCTCCGAGAGCAACTTCCCCAAGGCCAGCGACCCGGCCGTGGACGCCGCCATCGAGGAGGCCGTGAGCGAGATGGACCCGGCCAAGGCCATCGAGAAGGCCAACGCCGCCGACAAGCTCGTCTGGGACATGGTGCACACCATCCCGCTGTACCAGCGTCCTGACATCTGGGGCGTGAAGAAGACGCTCGCCAACTGGGGCGCGCGCGGTTACAAGTACTACGACTACACGGCGGTCGGCTACACCGGCTGA